The sequence AAACAGATTAGAATTCAAATTGGGAAAACATAAAACATGACAGAAAATTCCATGTGGTTTCAAAAGAAAACCTGCAGTACGCAGTGACGGGTTTGGAGAGGTTAGTGACGAGAACTGAGTCCACCACTTTATCTTCGGTCTTGCGAATATCTGGGTTTACCGTCTCGGCTCTCACCGCCACCATCCGCCGCTGCTTACCGGCAGCGGCGGACGAGACGGGCCTTCCGTATGAGATCCCGGCGTAAACAGATGCCATGAATGTTGTTATTATAATTTGTAGCGGCAAATGCCAAATCCTGTTTGTTGGATTTTTTCGAATGACCTGCGAATTCTAGGGTGGATGATTGTATCAGTTGAGTTGCCAATAAAGAACTTGAGGCTGACACGCTCCCttaatatttttggattattttgttgatatgttttCGAATCATTTTGGTTGGTTgggttttattatttatgtaatattaatagatttgtttaattaacatttttattgttataagagtaggtcttttgtgagacggtctcacgaatctttatctgtgagacatgtcaactctatcgatattcacaataaaaaataatactcctaacataaaatttttttgattgATCTGAATGAACAAtgatactcacggaaaattttAGGGTTCGCTTCctgcaagtgtcactagtccagacgcaggttcgaaattaccctgagcctgaaatcacgaataagatctttagaagggggccgggagggtgtcccggcgtagcccctccgacgctcaagtcagagactgaggatatatggggggagcagctaagggtgctgctgaaaataatatattcaatCATTAATCAtgcgctcaaacctggtatttataggagaatacctgggcttGTCATGGGCCATTCACCTGTGGGCCTTAgagatgggccgggagtttgaaccggatcttgatgggttcatccATAGGATATCAAACAAAATCATCATAtgtaatttcaataataattataataaattttaaacatgacgaatataatttgatatatgCTCTCAAATACTTCCACTCAGTCAACTCCCCGTTCCAAATCAAATGTATCAACTATGTAGGACAACCCTAGCTAgttcattaattttaatttttttcagcGGGCTTTAACTTGATTTTTTGACGTCCCTGGACNNNNNNNNNNNNNNNNNNNNNNNNNNNNNNNNNNNNNNNNNNNNNNNNNNNNNNNNNNNNNNNNNNNNNNNNNNNNNNNNNNNNNNNNNNNNNNNNNNNNNNNNNNNNNNNNNNNNNNNNNNNNNNNNNNNNNNNNNNNNNNNNNNNNNNNNNNNNNNNNNNNNNNNNNNNNNNNNNNNNNNNNNNNNNNNNNNNNNNNNNNNNNNNNNNNNNNNNNNNNNNNNNNNNNNNNNNNNNNNNNNNNNNNNNNNNNNNNNNNNNNNNNNNNNNNNNNNNNNNNNNNNNNNNNNNNNNNNNNNNNNNNNNNNNNNNNNNNNNNNNNNNNNNNNNNNNNNNNNNNNNNNNNNNNNNNNNNNNNNNNNNNNNNNNNNNNNNNNNNNNNNNNNNNNNNNNNNNNNNNNNNNNNNNNNNNNNNNNNNNNNNNNNNNNNNNNNNNNNNNNNNNNNNNNNNNNNNNNNNNNNNNNNNNNNNNNNNNNNNNNNNNNNNNNNNNNNNNNNNNNNNNNNNNNNNNNNNNNNNNNNNNNNNNNNNNNNNNNNNNNNNNNNNNNNNNNNNNNNNNNNNNNNNNNNNNNNNNNNNNNNNNNNNNNNNNNNNNNNNNNNNNNNNNNNNNNNNNNNNNNNNNNNNNNNNNNNNNNNNNNNNNNNNNNNNNNNNNNNNNNNNNNNNNNNNNNNNNNNNNNNNNNNNNNNNNNNNNNNNNNNNNNNNNNNNNNNNNNNNNNNNNNNNNNNNNNNNNNNNNNNNNNNNNNNNNNNNNNNNNNNNNNNNNNNNNNNNNNNNNNNNNNNNNNNNNNNNNNNNNNNNNNNNNNNNNNNNNNNNNNNNNNNNNNNNNNNNNNNNNNNNNNNNNNNNNNNNNNNNNNNNNNNNNNNNNNNNNNNNNNNNNNNNNNNNNNNNNNNNNNNNNNNNNNNNNNNNNNNNNNNNNNNNNNNNNNNNNNNNNNNNNNNNNNNNNNNNNNNNNNNNNNNNNNNNNNNNNNNNNNNNNNNNNNNNNNNNNNNNNNNNNNNNNNNNNNNNNNNNNNNNNNNNNNNNNNNNNNNNNNNNNNNNNNNNNNNNNNNNNNNNNNNNNNNNNNNNNNNNNNNNNNNNNNNNNNNNNNNNNNNNNNNNNNNNNNNNNNNNNNNNNNNNNNNNNNNNNNNNNNNNNNNNNNNNNNNNNNNNNNNNNNNNNNNNNNNNNNNNNNNNNNNNNNNNNNNNNNNNNNNNNNNNNNNNNNNNNNNNNNNNNNNNNNNNNNNNNNNNNNNNNNNNNNNNNNNNNNNNNNNNNNNNNNNNNNNNNNNNNNNNNNNNNNNNNNNNNNNNNNNNNNNNNNNNNNNNNNNNNNNNNNNNNNNNNNNNNNNNNNNNNNNNNNNNNNNNNNNNNNNNNNNNNNNNNNNNNNNNNNNNNNNNNNNNNNNNNNNNNNNNNNNNNNNNNNNNNNNNNNNNNNNNNNNNNNNNNNNNNNNNNNNNNNNNNNNNNNNNNNNNNNNNNNNNNNNNNNNNNNNNNNNNNNNNNNNNNNNNNNNNNNNNNNNNNNNNNNNNNNNNNNNNNNNNNNNNNNNNNNNNNNNNNNNNNNNNNNNNNNNNNNNNNNNNNNNNNNNNNNNNNNNNNNNNNNNNNNNNNNNNNNNNNNNNNNNNNNNNNNNNNNNNNNNNNNNNNNNNNNNNNNNNNNNNNNNNNNNNNNNNNNNNNNNNNNNNNNNNNNNNNNNNNNNNNNNNNNNNNNNNNNNNNNNNNNNNNNNNNNNNNNNNNNNNNNNNNNNNNNNNNNNNNNNNNNNNNNNNNNNNNNNNNNNNNNNNNNNNNNNNNNNNNNNNNNNNNNNNNNNNNNNNNNNNNNNNNNNNNNNNNNNNNNNNNNNNNNNNNNNNNNNNNNNNNNNNNNNNNNNNNNNNNNNNNNNNNNNNNNNNNNNNNNNNNNNNNNNNNNNNNNNNNNNNNNNNNNNNNNNNNNNNNNNNNNNNNNNNNNNNNNNNNNNNNNNNNNNNNNNNNNNNNNNNNNNNNNNNNNNNNNNNNNNNNNNNNNNNNNNNNNNNNNNNNNNNNNNNNNNNNNNNNNNNNNNNNNNNNNNNNNNNNNNNNNNNNNNNNNNNNNNNNNNNNNNNNNNNNNNNNNNNNNNNNNNNNNNNNNNNNNNNNNNNNNNNNNNNNNNNNNNNNNNNNNNNNNNNNNNNNNNNNNNNNNNNNNNNNNNNNNNN comes from Primulina huaijiensis isolate GDHJ02 chromosome 5, ASM1229523v2, whole genome shotgun sequence and encodes:
- the LOC140977775 gene encoding CDGSH iron-sulfur domain-containing protein NEET-like, coding for MASVYAGISYGRPVSSAAAGKQRRMVAVRAETVNPDIRKTEDKVVDSVLVTNLSKPVTAYCRCWRSKTFPLCDGTHLKHNKASGDNVGPLLLKTK